The Saccharopolyspora gloriosae genome has a segment encoding these proteins:
- a CDS encoding amino acid permease, whose product MSYAQLFSRVKPVERLTDEGSHTALNRTLGLLPLVALSVGATLGTGIFVVLAEAAPAAGPAVIVSFVLAGLAALCSALSYAELAGSVPVSGSAYSYAYATLGELVAWICGWCLLLEYGVSVAAVAVGWGGYLNEFLRGTLGVTIPDALSAPPGEGGVVNVPAVIVVLLATAVLMMGVRESAAVTTFTTLLKIAVLVFFVCVALTAFRSENLTPFAPLGVAGISAGASAVFFSFIGFDAASTAGEEARNPKRDLPRAIMLSLAIVTLVYVVVAFAAVGAVGTEVLGGSDASLATALELVTGQGWPAVLLAFGAVVAIASVVLTVLYGQTRILVSMSRDGLMPAKLSAVNRRAVPAHNTMIVGVLVAILASVVPLSSLADATSIGTLVAFGIVNIGVIVLRRRKPDLDRSFRTPLMPFVPLLGVALCAYLILGLDWVTWLVFGIWTTVGLAVYLGYGIRRSKLNRPSA is encoded by the coding sequence GTGTCGTACGCCCAGCTGTTCTCCCGCGTCAAACCGGTCGAGCGCCTCACCGACGAGGGCTCCCACACCGCACTGAACCGCACTCTCGGGCTACTACCGCTGGTCGCGCTCTCGGTCGGCGCGACGTTGGGTACCGGAATCTTCGTGGTGCTGGCCGAAGCCGCGCCCGCCGCTGGACCGGCCGTCATCGTGTCGTTCGTGCTCGCGGGCCTCGCCGCGTTGTGCTCGGCGCTGTCCTACGCCGAACTCGCGGGCAGCGTTCCGGTGTCCGGCTCGGCCTACTCCTACGCCTACGCGACCCTCGGCGAGCTGGTCGCCTGGATCTGCGGCTGGTGCCTGCTGCTGGAATACGGCGTGTCCGTGGCCGCGGTCGCCGTCGGCTGGGGCGGCTACCTCAACGAATTCCTGCGCGGCACCCTCGGCGTGACCATCCCCGATGCGCTGTCCGCGCCGCCGGGCGAAGGCGGAGTCGTGAACGTGCCCGCCGTCATCGTCGTACTGCTCGCCACGGCCGTGCTGATGATGGGCGTGCGGGAGAGCGCAGCCGTCACCACCTTCACCACCCTGCTCAAGATCGCCGTGCTGGTGTTCTTCGTCTGCGTGGCGCTCACCGCGTTCCGCTCGGAGAACCTCACGCCGTTCGCCCCGCTCGGAGTCGCGGGCATCTCGGCGGGCGCGTCCGCGGTGTTCTTCTCGTTCATCGGATTCGACGCCGCCTCCACCGCCGGTGAAGAGGCGCGGAACCCGAAGCGGGACCTGCCGCGGGCGATCATGCTCTCGCTGGCCATCGTCACCCTCGTCTACGTGGTGGTGGCGTTCGCCGCCGTCGGTGCCGTCGGGACCGAGGTGCTCGGCGGTTCCGACGCCTCCCTCGCGACCGCACTGGAGCTCGTCACCGGACAAGGCTGGCCCGCCGTGCTGCTCGCGTTCGGCGCCGTGGTCGCCATCGCCTCCGTGGTGTTGACCGTCCTGTACGGGCAGACCCGGATCCTGGTGTCGATGTCCCGGGACGGACTGATGCCCGCGAAGCTGTCCGCGGTCAACCGCCGCGCCGTGCCCGCGCACAACACCATGATCGTGGGCGTGCTGGTGGCGATCCTCGCGTCCGTGGTCCCGCTGAGCAGCCTCGCCGACGCGACGAGCATCGGAACCCTGGTGGCGTTCGGGATCGTCAACATCGGCGTGATCGTGCTGCGGCGGCGCAAGCCCGACCTGGACCGCTCCTTCCGCACGCCGCTGATGCCGTTCGTTCCGCTGCTCGGCGTGGCGCTGTGCGCGTACCTCATTCTCGGGCTCGACTGGGTCACCTGGCTGGTCTTCGGGATCTGGACGACGGTCGGCCTCGCCGTGTACCTCGGCTACGGCATACGCCGCTCGAAGCTGAACCGGCCGAGCGCCTGA
- the nucS gene encoding endonuclease NucS → MRLVIARCKVDYVGRLTAHLPVAQRLLLVKSDGSVSVHSDDRAYKPLNWMSPPCWLIEDPGVWTVQNKAGEKLVISLEEVLHDSKHELGPEPGLVKDGVESHLQELLAEHVTTLGDGWSLVRREFPTAIGPVDLMCRDSGGASVAVEIKRRGEIDGVEQLTRYLELLNRDPLLSPVSGVFAAQQIKPQARTLAEDRGIRCVTLDYDQLRGIEPDEFRLF, encoded by the coding sequence GTGCGTCTTGTCATCGCTCGCTGCAAGGTCGATTACGTCGGCCGTCTCACCGCGCACCTGCCCGTCGCCCAGCGTCTGCTGCTGGTGAAGTCCGACGGGTCGGTCTCGGTGCACTCCGACGACCGCGCCTACAAGCCGTTGAACTGGATGAGCCCGCCGTGCTGGCTGATCGAGGACCCCGGCGTGTGGACGGTGCAGAACAAGGCCGGCGAAAAGCTGGTGATCAGTCTCGAAGAGGTGCTGCACGACTCCAAGCACGAGCTGGGGCCGGAACCGGGCCTGGTGAAAGACGGTGTCGAGTCGCACCTGCAGGAGCTGCTCGCCGAGCACGTCACGACCTTGGGCGACGGGTGGTCGCTGGTGCGTCGCGAGTTCCCGACGGCGATCGGCCCGGTGGACTTGATGTGCCGGGATTCCGGTGGCGCCAGCGTCGCGGTCGAGATCAAGCGCCGGGGCGAGATCGACGGTGTGGAGCAGCTGACCCGGTACCTGGAGCTGCTGAACCGGGATCCGCTGCTGTCCCCGGTCAGCGGGGTGTTCGCTGCTCAGCAGATCAAGCCGCAGGCTCGGACGCTGGCGGAGGACCGCGGCATCCGGTGCGTGACGTTGGACTACGACCAGCTGCGCGGGATCGAGCCGGACGAGTTCCGGCTGTTCTGA
- a CDS encoding sodium:solute symporter family protein — protein MDVLAQEELRLDAGAVDYVLLALYFVFVLGIGYLARRSVSTSLDFFLSGRALPAWVTGLAFIAANLGAIEIIGMSANGAEYGMPTMHYFWVGAVPAMLFLGIVMMPFYYGSKVRSVPEFMLRRFGKPAHLVNGISFAVAQVLIAGVNLYLLASIVNVLLGWPLWVSVIVAAVIVLTYTALGGLSAAIYNEVLQFFVIVAALLPLTLVGLHKVGGWEGLVGKVSASPGGAEQLSAWPGNELTGFTNSFLSVLGIVFGLGFVLAFGYWTTNFVEVQRAMASKSMSAAQRTPIIGAFPKLLIPFIVIVPGMIAGVAVQELVVFKATSTGNVDYNDAILLLMRDLLPNGILGVALAGLLASFMAGMAANLSSFNTVFTYDIWQAYIAKDKPDQYYLSMGRWVTVGATVVAIGTAFIASGYENLMDYLQQLFSFFNAPLFATFILGMFWKRMTPTAGWLGLVLGTASAVTVFALAEVGVLDLPGQGASFVGAGAAFVVDIVVSVLVSLVTRPKPDAELVGLVYSLTPRTKLKASASGEDAGWYRKPGLMAGIVLVITIVLNIVFG, from the coding sequence GTGGACGTGCTAGCCCAAGAAGAGTTGCGGCTCGATGCCGGCGCGGTCGACTACGTGCTGCTCGCGCTGTACTTCGTGTTCGTGCTCGGCATCGGCTATCTCGCACGGCGTTCGGTCTCCACGAGCCTGGACTTCTTCTTGTCCGGGCGCGCGCTGCCGGCGTGGGTGACGGGGTTGGCCTTCATCGCGGCCAACCTGGGCGCGATCGAGATCATCGGCATGTCGGCCAACGGTGCCGAGTACGGCATGCCGACCATGCATTACTTCTGGGTCGGTGCGGTTCCGGCGATGCTGTTCCTCGGCATCGTGATGATGCCGTTCTACTACGGCTCGAAGGTCCGCAGCGTTCCCGAGTTCATGCTGCGGCGCTTCGGCAAACCGGCGCACCTGGTGAACGGGATCAGCTTCGCCGTCGCGCAGGTGCTCATCGCCGGCGTCAACCTGTACCTGCTGGCCAGCATCGTGAACGTGCTGCTCGGCTGGCCGCTGTGGGTGTCGGTGATCGTCGCCGCCGTCATCGTGCTCACCTACACCGCGCTCGGCGGGCTGTCCGCGGCGATCTACAACGAGGTGCTGCAGTTCTTCGTGATCGTCGCCGCGCTGCTGCCGCTGACCCTGGTCGGGCTGCACAAGGTCGGTGGCTGGGAGGGCCTGGTCGGCAAGGTCAGCGCCAGCCCCGGCGGGGCCGAGCAGCTTTCGGCGTGGCCGGGCAACGAGCTCACCGGTTTCACCAACAGCTTCCTGAGCGTGCTGGGCATCGTGTTCGGCCTCGGTTTCGTGCTGGCCTTCGGCTACTGGACGACGAACTTCGTCGAGGTGCAGCGAGCCATGGCCTCCAAGAGCATGTCCGCGGCTCAGCGCACCCCGATCATCGGTGCGTTCCCGAAGCTGCTGATCCCGTTCATCGTCATCGTCCCCGGCATGATCGCCGGTGTCGCGGTGCAGGAACTGGTCGTGTTCAAGGCGACCTCGACGGGCAACGTCGATTACAACGACGCGATCCTGCTGTTGATGCGGGACTTGCTGCCCAACGGCATCCTCGGCGTGGCGCTGGCAGGCCTGCTCGCCTCGTTCATGGCCGGTATGGCGGCGAACCTGAGTTCGTTCAACACGGTGTTCACCTATGACATCTGGCAGGCCTACATCGCGAAGGACAAGCCGGACCAGTACTACCTGAGCATGGGTCGCTGGGTGACCGTGGGCGCCACCGTCGTCGCGATCGGCACGGCGTTCATCGCGTCCGGCTACGAGAACCTGATGGACTACCTGCAGCAGCTGTTCTCGTTCTTCAACGCGCCGCTGTTCGCCACGTTCATCCTCGGTATGTTCTGGAAGCGGATGACCCCGACCGCGGGCTGGCTCGGCCTGGTGCTCGGTACGGCGTCCGCGGTCACGGTGTTCGCGCTCGCCGAGGTCGGCGTGCTGGACCTGCCGGGGCAGGGCGCGAGCTTCGTCGGCGCCGGTGCGGCGTTCGTGGTGGACATCGTGGTCAGCGTGCTGGTCAGCCTCGTGACCCGGCCGAAACCGGATGCGGAGCTGGTCGGCCTGGTGTACTCGCTGACACCGCGGACGAAGCTGAAGGCATCCGCCTCCGGTGAGGACGCGGGCTGGTACCGCAAGCCCGGCTTGATGGCGGGCATCGTCCTGGTGATCACCATCGTGCTCAACATCGTCTTCGGCTGA
- a CDS encoding DUF3558 domain-containing protein, which yields MTRVADTIRTDPPIGDAAGSLASYDPCAVLTPVEARDALAGATAPAVARGLFRCGWSPENEVSAMVRFESGRVEAGTLPPVDLGGQFAAVLPGAKPGTCRVQWENRGAPSGDAEFAEVSISNVGPLPLDPCANAIGAARAVRAKLPQG from the coding sequence ATGACCAGGGTCGCCGACACCATCCGCACCGATCCGCCGATCGGGGATGCCGCGGGATCGCTCGCCTCCTACGACCCGTGCGCCGTGCTCACCCCGGTCGAGGCCCGCGACGCGCTGGCCGGTGCCACCGCGCCCGCCGTGGCCCGCGGCCTGTTCCGGTGCGGCTGGTCGCCGGAGAACGAGGTGTCCGCGATGGTCCGATTCGAGTCCGGCCGGGTGGAGGCCGGGACGCTTCCGCCGGTCGACCTCGGCGGCCAGTTCGCCGCGGTGCTGCCGGGCGCTAAGCCGGGAACGTGCCGAGTGCAGTGGGAGAACCGGGGCGCCCCCTCCGGGGATGCCGAGTTCGCCGAGGTGTCCATCAGCAACGTCGGACCGCTCCCGCTGGATCCGTGCGCCAACGCCATCGGAGCGGCCCGAGCCGTGCGCGCGAAGCTTCCCCAGGGCTGA
- a CDS encoding aldehyde dehydrogenase family protein → MTRTANGDADTIAGAGSAQSSFDSLDPRTGEVVGRYPLHDATEVNEIVESARVAGRWWAELGFAERKKRLDQWRARLVRGLDELAGVICSETGKPLDDARLELVLVIDHLHWAASKAEKVLRRRKVGSGVLMANQVATVEYLPFGVVGVIGPWNYPAFTPMGSIAYALAAGNAVVFKPSELTPGVGRWLVDSFAEVVPEHPVLALTTGFGETGAALCESGVDKVAFTGSTETGKRVMTSCAQTLTPVLVECGGKDALIVDADADLRAAAEAAVWGGMSNAGQTCIGVERVFVVEAVADRFLELVAERAKKLRPGGEPGADLGPITMPSQVEVIRRHVDAALDAGGRAVIGGKDSVRPPFVEPVVLVDVPADSEAAVEETFGPTIVVERVHDAEEGVVRANQGRYGLGGTVFSRSRGAELARKLRAGMVAVNSVISFAAVPALPFGGVGDSGFGRIHGEDGLREFTRPQSMTRTKFRIPLNPMTFARSKGTVGAIVRLIRLTRGR, encoded by the coding sequence ATGACCCGGACCGCCAACGGCGACGCCGACACGATTGCCGGAGCGGGCTCAGCGCAGTCGTCGTTCGACTCGCTCGACCCGCGGACCGGTGAGGTCGTGGGACGGTATCCGCTGCACGACGCCACCGAGGTCAACGAGATCGTGGAATCCGCCCGCGTAGCCGGGCGATGGTGGGCGGAGCTCGGCTTCGCGGAACGGAAGAAGCGCCTCGACCAGTGGCGTGCCCGGCTGGTGCGCGGGCTCGACGAACTCGCCGGGGTGATCTGTTCGGAGACCGGCAAACCGCTCGACGACGCCCGGCTGGAACTCGTCCTCGTCATCGATCACCTGCACTGGGCCGCGAGCAAAGCGGAGAAGGTGCTGCGCCGCCGCAAAGTCGGCTCCGGCGTGCTGATGGCGAACCAGGTGGCGACGGTCGAGTACTTGCCGTTCGGCGTGGTCGGCGTGATCGGCCCGTGGAACTACCCGGCATTCACACCGATGGGCTCGATCGCCTACGCGCTCGCGGCGGGTAACGCCGTGGTGTTCAAACCCAGCGAGCTCACCCCCGGCGTCGGCCGCTGGCTGGTGGACAGCTTCGCCGAGGTCGTGCCCGAGCATCCGGTGCTGGCGCTGACCACCGGTTTCGGCGAGACGGGGGCCGCGCTGTGCGAGTCGGGCGTGGACAAGGTGGCGTTCACCGGGTCCACCGAGACAGGTAAGCGCGTGATGACCTCCTGCGCGCAGACCTTGACCCCGGTGCTCGTGGAGTGCGGCGGCAAGGACGCGTTGATCGTTGATGCCGACGCCGACCTGCGGGCCGCGGCGGAGGCGGCGGTGTGGGGAGGCATGTCCAACGCGGGTCAGACCTGCATCGGCGTCGAGCGGGTGTTCGTCGTCGAAGCCGTCGCGGACCGATTCCTCGAACTCGTCGCCGAACGCGCCAAGAAGCTCCGGCCCGGTGGTGAACCCGGCGCCGACCTGGGGCCGATCACGATGCCCTCGCAGGTCGAGGTGATCCGCAGGCACGTTGATGCGGCATTGGACGCCGGCGGACGCGCGGTGATCGGCGGCAAGGACTCGGTGCGCCCGCCGTTCGTGGAACCCGTCGTGCTGGTCGACGTCCCCGCCGACTCGGAGGCGGCCGTGGAGGAAACGTTCGGCCCGACGATCGTCGTCGAACGCGTCCACGACGCGGAGGAGGGCGTCGTGCGCGCCAACCAGGGCCGCTACGGGCTCGGCGGCACCGTCTTCTCCCGTTCGCGGGGCGCCGAACTCGCGCGGAAGCTGCGGGCAGGCATGGTCGCCGTCAACTCGGTGATCTCGTTCGCGGCGGTTCCGGCGCTGCCCTTCGGCGGGGTCGGTGACTCCGGGTTCGGCCGCATCCACGGTGAGGACGGGTTGCGCGAGTTCACCCGCCCGCAGTCGATGACCCGCACCAAGTTCCGCATTCCGCTGAACCCGATGACCTTCGCCCGTTCGAAGGGCACGGTGGGCGCGATCGTGCGGTTGATCCGCCTCACCCGCGGCCGCTGA
- the dhaK gene encoding dihydroxyacetone kinase subunit DhaK, with protein MKKIINDPATVVADALNGMAAAHPELLRVRTDPALIVRADAPVTGKVALISGGGSGHEPLHGGFVGAGMLTAAVPGAVFTSPTPDAVQAAIAETESGAGALLVVKNYTGDVLNFETAAELAGLEGADVRAVIVDDDVAVKDSTHTAGRRGVGGTVLVEKIVGAAAERGESLERCEAIARRVVAQVRSMGVALTGPTVPHAGEPSFTLGEDEMEIGIGIHGEPGRRRLPMERADGLVAKLLEPILEDLPFAEGDDVLLFTNSMGATPLIELYGAHGIAERLLAERGVRVRRRLVGPFTTSLDMQGMSLTLLKLDDEITELWDDPVRTAALRW; from the coding sequence GTGAAGAAGATCATCAACGATCCGGCGACGGTGGTCGCCGACGCGTTGAACGGCATGGCCGCCGCGCATCCGGAGTTGCTGCGCGTCCGCACCGACCCCGCGTTGATCGTGCGCGCGGACGCGCCGGTGACCGGCAAGGTCGCGTTGATCTCCGGTGGCGGATCGGGGCACGAACCGCTGCACGGCGGGTTCGTCGGCGCGGGCATGCTCACCGCGGCGGTGCCGGGTGCCGTGTTCACGTCGCCGACGCCGGACGCGGTGCAGGCGGCGATCGCCGAGACCGAGTCGGGCGCCGGGGCGCTGCTGGTGGTGAAGAACTACACCGGCGACGTGCTGAACTTCGAGACGGCCGCGGAACTCGCCGGACTCGAAGGCGCCGATGTCCGCGCGGTCATCGTCGACGACGACGTGGCGGTCAAGGACTCCACGCACACCGCGGGGCGGCGCGGTGTCGGCGGCACCGTGCTCGTGGAGAAGATCGTCGGCGCTGCTGCCGAGCGAGGCGAGAGCCTGGAGCGGTGCGAGGCGATCGCCCGGCGGGTGGTGGCGCAGGTGCGGTCCATGGGGGTGGCGCTGACCGGGCCGACGGTTCCGCACGCGGGCGAGCCGAGTTTCACGCTCGGCGAGGACGAGATGGAGATCGGCATCGGCATCCACGGCGAGCCGGGCAGGCGGCGCCTGCCGATGGAGCGCGCCGACGGCCTCGTCGCGAAGCTGCTGGAGCCGATCTTGGAGGACCTGCCGTTCGCCGAGGGCGACGATGTCCTGCTGTTCACGAACTCGATGGGCGCGACTCCGCTGATCGAGCTGTACGGGGCGCACGGGATCGCGGAGCGGCTGCTCGCGGAGCGCGGTGTCCGGGTGCGCAGGCGACTGGTCGGCCCCTTCACGACGAGCCTGGACATGCAGGGCATGAGCCTGACGTTGCTGAAGTTGGACGATGAGATCACCGAACTGTGGGACGACCCGGTGCGCACGGCCGCACTGCGTTGGTGA
- the dhaL gene encoding dihydroxyacetone kinase subunit DhaL codes for MGCTATDMIGALHAGAATVSAHRDELIQLDRVIGDADHGENMDRGFRAVVAKLDTAVPETPGAVLKQVATTLISTVGGASGPLYGTAFLRAAAAVGDALELDGPAVAAALQAGLEGVVARGKAVAGDKTMVDALIPAVDAAKAAAADGAAPARVLALAAEAAHAGAEATEPLVARKGRASYLGDRSAGHVDPGARSTALLLSAFAESRSV; via the coding sequence ATGGGTTGCACGGCAACGGACATGATCGGCGCGCTGCACGCGGGCGCGGCGACGGTCTCCGCGCATCGGGATGAGCTGATCCAGCTGGACCGGGTGATCGGCGACGCCGACCACGGCGAGAACATGGATCGTGGTTTCCGCGCGGTCGTGGCGAAGTTGGACACGGCGGTGCCGGAGACGCCGGGTGCGGTGCTCAAGCAGGTCGCGACCACGTTGATCTCGACGGTCGGCGGCGCGTCCGGCCCGCTTTACGGCACGGCGTTCCTGCGTGCGGCGGCCGCGGTGGGCGATGCGCTGGAGCTGGACGGTCCGGCGGTGGCGGCCGCGCTGCAGGCCGGGCTGGAAGGAGTCGTCGCCCGCGGCAAGGCCGTGGCCGGGGACAAGACGATGGTGGACGCGCTCATTCCGGCGGTGGACGCGGCGAAGGCGGCGGCCGCGGACGGTGCCGCACCGGCGCGGGTGCTGGCGCTGGCGGCGGAGGCCGCGCATGCCGGCGCGGAAGCCACCGAACCGCTCGTGGCTCGCAAGGGCCGAGCTTCCTACTTGGGAGATCGCAGCGCCGGTCACGTTGACCCGGGTGCGCGGTCGACCGCGTTGCTGTTGTCCGCGTTCGCCGAATCGAGGTCCGTGTGA
- the dhaM gene encoding dihydroxyacetone kinase phosphoryl donor subunit DhaM gives MSVGLVIVSHSERLAAGVAELAVQMAPDVKVVPAGGLPGGEVGTDFDKVSAALSDADTGSGVVLLYDLGSAQMTAELAVESLGDPTSAVVADAPLVEGAVAAAVEAQGGKDREAVARAAVGAGVGSDVEQQPVAATGESIIEEIELRNEVGLHARPAALLARSLAGLQADVRVRAGDAEADAASVLGLMGLGARKGDRITLVATGTDAGTAVQRVLDLVDQNFGE, from the coding sequence ATGAGTGTCGGCCTGGTCATCGTCTCGCACAGCGAGCGGCTCGCCGCCGGAGTGGCCGAGCTCGCCGTACAGATGGCGCCGGACGTCAAGGTCGTTCCCGCGGGCGGTTTGCCGGGGGGTGAGGTCGGTACCGACTTCGACAAGGTCTCGGCCGCGCTGTCCGACGCCGACACGGGTTCCGGTGTTGTGCTGCTCTACGACCTGGGCAGCGCGCAGATGACCGCGGAGCTCGCCGTGGAGTCGCTGGGCGATCCGACGAGTGCGGTCGTGGCGGACGCGCCGCTGGTCGAGGGCGCGGTCGCCGCCGCGGTCGAGGCGCAGGGCGGCAAGGACCGGGAAGCGGTGGCGCGGGCGGCGGTCGGAGCCGGAGTCGGTTCGGACGTCGAGCAGCAACCGGTCGCCGCGACCGGGGAGTCGATCATCGAAGAGATCGAGCTGCGCAACGAGGTGGGTTTGCACGCCCGCCCGGCCGCGTTGCTGGCTCGCAGCCTCGCCGGTCTGCAGGCGGACGTCCGGGTGCGGGCGGGCGACGCGGAGGCGGACGCGGCGAGCGTGCTCGGCTTGATGGGCCTCGGCGCCCGCAAGGGCGACCGCATCACCTTGGTGGCCACCGGTACCGACGCGGGCACGGCCGTGCAGCGCGTCCTCGACTTGGTGGACCAGAACTTCGGCGAATGA
- a CDS encoding DUF3558 domain-containing protein — translation MPLRPCFRGLPVVLMSLLLLAVGCSGAAQPRPEPTPDRESATMAASLGDPRTVDPCSLIDPASLTEFGEARNAGTVSLDYCLFRMRMADGALAQLKVGELAREVPGQADPVVGEGPLRIAQEAPLPGHCTRRVLFGDGNSLLVSADQLDGSPGAALCGMAEAGARDVVAAIGRQQVAHRPYPANSLALSDPCRVLGTEVVRQVPGLEQAEPVASPAGHQCQWGAADAASPRVRLVHTAGAPPAVLHGSAVQERIAGRRTVTSVVGGDPSTPLCSAETGHIPFGEPGGGQVEVAMLVVAYPDGTGLDACEFARGLAERAWQELPRS, via the coding sequence ATGCCGCTGCGTCCGTGCTTTCGAGGCTTGCCGGTGGTGCTGATGTCGTTGCTGCTGCTGGCCGTCGGCTGCAGCGGTGCGGCGCAGCCGCGTCCGGAGCCGACGCCGGACCGCGAGTCGGCGACGATGGCCGCGTCCCTCGGTGATCCGCGCACGGTCGATCCCTGTTCGCTGATCGATCCGGCATCGCTGACCGAGTTCGGCGAAGCGCGCAACGCGGGCACCGTGTCGTTGGACTACTGCCTGTTCCGGATGCGGATGGCCGATGGTGCGCTGGCGCAGCTGAAGGTCGGTGAACTGGCGCGGGAGGTTCCGGGGCAGGCCGATCCGGTGGTCGGCGAGGGTCCGTTGCGGATCGCGCAGGAGGCGCCGTTGCCGGGCCACTGCACGCGGCGAGTTCTGTTCGGAGACGGCAATTCCCTGCTGGTCAGCGCAGATCAGCTCGATGGCAGCCCCGGCGCCGCACTGTGCGGGATGGCCGAGGCGGGAGCGCGCGACGTCGTCGCCGCGATCGGCAGGCAGCAGGTGGCGCACCGCCCGTATCCGGCGAACTCGCTGGCGTTGAGCGATCCGTGCCGGGTGCTCGGCACCGAGGTCGTGCGGCAGGTGCCCGGTCTGGAGCAGGCGGAACCGGTGGCGTCCCCGGCGGGCCACCAGTGCCAGTGGGGCGCGGCCGACGCCGCGTCGCCGCGGGTACGGCTGGTGCACACCGCCGGTGCTCCACCTGCCGTGCTGCACGGATCGGCGGTGCAGGAGCGGATCGCGGGCCGCCGCACGGTGACCAGCGTCGTCGGCGGCGACCCGAGCACCCCGCTGTGCTCCGCGGAGACCGGGCACATCCCGTTCGGCGAACCGGGCGGCGGTCAGGTCGAGGTGGCGATGCTCGTTGTGGCCTATCCCGACGGCACCGGCCTGGACGCCTGCGAGTTCGCCAGAGGACTCGCGGAACGGGCTTGGCAGGAACTCCCGCGGTCCTAG
- a CDS encoding alpha/beta hydrolase: MSTEIRANTVLPAEREQITLHTADELQLIGELSLPANGAPRATLVCLHPLPTHGGMMDSHLYRKAAFRLPALADLAVLRFNTRGTVSEAGRSEGSFDNGDSERFDVAAALEYAEFHDLPNVWLVGWSFGTDLTLVHGLDPLVQGAILISPPLRWSTEENLRAWGESGKPVHALVPEFDDYLRPEEARRRFSTIPQAQVTGFDDTKHLWVGKAESALDAIVDIVAPDVATPLPRTWEGPSETRQVTIIGQ, from the coding sequence ATGAGCACCGAAATCCGCGCCAACACCGTGCTTCCGGCCGAGCGGGAGCAGATCACCCTGCACACCGCCGATGAGCTGCAGTTGATCGGTGAGTTGTCGTTGCCTGCGAACGGTGCTCCGCGGGCCACGCTGGTGTGCCTGCACCCGCTGCCCACGCACGGCGGGATGATGGATTCGCACCTCTACCGCAAGGCCGCGTTCCGGCTGCCCGCGCTGGCCGATCTCGCGGTGCTGCGGTTCAACACTCGCGGCACCGTCAGCGAAGCGGGGCGCAGCGAGGGTTCGTTCGACAACGGCGACTCCGAACGGTTCGACGTGGCCGCGGCGCTGGAGTACGCCGAGTTCCACGACCTGCCGAACGTGTGGCTCGTCGGCTGGTCGTTCGGCACCGACCTCACCCTCGTGCACGGGCTGGACCCGTTGGTGCAAGGCGCGATCCTGATCTCACCGCCGCTGCGCTGGAGCACCGAGGAGAACCTGCGCGCGTGGGGCGAGTCGGGGAAACCGGTGCACGCCCTGGTGCCGGAGTTCGACGACTACCTCCGCCCGGAGGAGGCCCGCCGCCGGTTCTCGACGATCCCGCAGGCGCAGGTCACCGGGTTCGACGACACGAAGCACCTGTGGGTCGGCAAGGCGGAGTCCGCGCTGGACGCCATCGTGGACATCGTCGCCCCCGACGTAGCCACCCCGCTGCCCCGCACCTGGGAAGGCCCGTCCGAGACGCGCCAGGTCACCATCATCGGCCAGTGA